Proteins from a genomic interval of uncultured Campylobacter sp.:
- a CDS encoding phage antirepressor KilAC domain-containing protein, whose product MSAIVAFNNLNLEISEYQDTWSLSNKQVAQGFGVSEEAIRSQKARNEFKEGVHFYLLQNATGNAKQTFWTKKGIITLGFKLTETPQTILFRDWASDFILNGSNRPLDIQNVLADPRAAADILLRLADTQDEVKRLECKVKADEPYVDFARAVEVSKGDIKIGEYAKILCDKDKGIDIGGTRLFALMRELGILRANNEPYQKYLDLGYLDFKLRTITLPNGEAILRFTPLITPKGQVKLAKKLIEAIKAKNAPQLAEG is encoded by the coding sequence ATGAGCGCAATAGTAGCATTTAACAATCTAAATTTAGAGATTTCGGAGTATCAAGACACCTGGAGCTTATCAAATAAGCAAGTAGCGCAGGGGTTTGGCGTAAGCGAGGAAGCTATCCGCTCACAAAAAGCTAGGAACGAGTTTAAAGAGGGCGTGCACTTCTATCTGTTGCAAAATGCAACAGGTAACGCAAAGCAGACTTTTTGGACTAAAAAAGGCATTATTACGCTAGGCTTTAAACTGACGGAAACGCCGCAGACGATTTTATTTCGAGATTGGGCGAGCGATTTTATCCTAAACGGCAGCAACCGCCCTTTGGATATTCAAAACGTCTTAGCAGACCCGCGAGCGGCCGCCGATATTCTTTTGAGGCTAGCCGATACGCAAGACGAAGTAAAACGCCTAGAGTGCAAAGTAAAAGCCGATGAGCCTTACGTAGATTTTGCGCGAGCCGTTGAGGTTAGCAAGGGCGATATTAAAATAGGCGAGTATGCGAAAATCCTTTGCGATAAAGATAAGGGCATAGACATAGGCGGAACGCGTTTATTTGCCCTAATGCGCGAGTTAGGCATTCTAAGGGCAAATAATGAACCTTATCAGAAATACTTAGATTTGGGGTATTTGGATTTCAAATTGCGGACGATAACGTTACCAAACGGCGAGGCGATATTAAGATTTACACCGTTGATAACGCCAAAGGGTCAAGTAAAGTTAGCTAAAAAGCTAATCGAGGCGATAAAAGCTAAAAATGCGCCTCAATTAGCAGAGGGTTAA
- a CDS encoding tyrosine-type recombinase/integrase: MATFAKDSQLKAYTLKDGKAREWIKDISTPYLYVYAVQGKKSLTKTFIFRYADEERKTNQIIIGKYPSITLAEARAKAAELKRLKERGEDIKKAVIAQKAVKFADVAREWIEKEQTKSASSLSRETGRINNYLMPYLKDGDVKTLARRDYAQVIERIQETETKKGISHDTSKRTFRLLRKILDLAVSKGYIDHNPTRDIIFTDTFKTSKCENFRAITDPERLGELLRAIDGFRGSNSTKQALIFGTHTFLRSVNVRELKWQYVSFDKDLIIFPAGAMKMRADFAVPLSRQTKELLKAQYEIRRGDFVFPSDITSLKPLSENTLNYALKRLGFGDETVFHGLRATASTLLNENIKRHGKDAEIIELCLDHRERNKIKSIYDRSQRLDERAELMQWWSDYLDEVKGE, encoded by the coding sequence ATGGCGACCTTTGCGAAAGATAGCCAGCTAAAAGCATACACATTAAAAGACGGCAAAGCTAGAGAGTGGATTAAAGATATTTCTACTCCGTATCTTTACGTCTACGCGGTGCAGGGCAAAAAGAGCCTAACCAAGACTTTTATTTTTAGATACGCCGACGAGGAGCGCAAAACTAATCAAATCATCATAGGCAAGTATCCGAGTATCACGTTAGCCGAAGCAAGAGCTAAAGCTGCCGAGCTAAAAAGACTAAAAGAGAGAGGCGAGGACATAAAAAAAGCCGTAATAGCTCAAAAGGCGGTTAAATTTGCGGACGTGGCGCGCGAGTGGATAGAAAAAGAGCAGACAAAAAGCGCTTCATCGCTGAGTAGAGAAACGGGGCGGATAAATAACTACCTTATGCCCTATCTAAAAGACGGCGACGTTAAAACGCTAGCGCGCAGGGATTACGCGCAGGTCATCGAGCGCATACAAGAGACCGAAACCAAAAAGGGCATAAGCCACGACACGAGCAAACGCACGTTTAGACTACTTCGCAAAATTTTAGACCTAGCCGTTAGTAAAGGCTACATCGACCATAACCCGACGCGCGACATAATCTTTACCGATACCTTTAAAACCTCAAAATGCGAGAACTTCAGGGCGATAACCGACCCCGAGAGGTTAGGCGAGCTTTTAAGGGCGATTGACGGCTTTAGAGGCTCAAACAGCACCAAGCAGGCGTTAATATTTGGCACACACACTTTTTTGCGCAGCGTGAACGTCAGGGAGCTAAAATGGCAATACGTGAGTTTTGATAAAGACCTCATCATATTTCCGGCGGGCGCAATGAAAATGCGCGCGGACTTCGCCGTGCCGTTAAGCAGGCAAACAAAAGAGCTTTTAAAGGCTCAATACGAGATAAGGCGGGGTGATTTCGTGTTTCCTAGCGACATAACGAGCCTAAAGCCTCTAAGTGAGAACACGCTCAATTATGCGCTTAAAAGGCTAGGTTTCGGCGATGAGACGGTATTTCACGGGCTAAGGGCGACCGCCTCGACGCTACTAAACGAAAATATCAAACGACACGGCAAAGACGCGGAAATAATCGAGCTTTGCCTAGACCACAGAGAGCGCAATAAAATAAAATCAATCTACGACAGAAGCCAAAGGCTAGACGAGCGCGCCGAGCTTATGCAGTGGTGGAGCGATTATTTAGACGAAGTGAAAGGGGAATAA
- a CDS encoding AI-2E family transporter gives MKNNRIFFGLLMLCALGLVGYLFKPFLLNIFIAALLAVATSNVNVKFLQLTKGKKTLSAALTTLALFSLFIAPLLYAVIELAKHAASFNTGYVTNTLDYFQSGKFQLPEPIKFLEPKIKEMIADIDVKAISANLIANLAGIGKSSVNFLVDVIFILVFFFFALLYGSELVGYLKNALPMKESESEFILSEVANVMSVVLYSIVINAILQGCLFAIITISYGYNGFLMGILFAFTSLVPVVGGLLAWGPISLYEFANGNTAAAIVIAVYTIVVISIVADTFLKPIVIKFINDKLVKIPTKINELLLFFSMIAGISTFGFWGLILGPAIVTFFISTIKLYTLLKERAVV, from the coding sequence ATGAAAAACAACCGCATATTTTTCGGGCTTTTGATGCTGTGCGCGTTAGGACTGGTGGGCTATCTTTTTAAGCCGTTTTTGCTAAATATCTTTATCGCCGCCTTGCTAGCCGTCGCCACCTCAAACGTAAACGTCAAATTTTTACAGCTAACCAAGGGCAAAAAGACGCTCTCGGCTGCGCTTACGACGCTAGCGCTATTTTCGCTATTTATCGCGCCGCTTTTATACGCCGTGATCGAGCTGGCTAAACACGCGGCAAGCTTTAACACGGGCTACGTAACAAACACGCTAGATTATTTTCAAAGCGGCAAATTTCAGCTACCAGAACCGATCAAATTTCTAGAGCCTAAAATCAAAGAGATGATCGCCGACATCGACGTCAAGGCCATCTCGGCAAATCTCATCGCAAATTTAGCCGGCATCGGAAAATCAAGCGTAAATTTTCTCGTAGACGTGATTTTCATCCTCGTATTTTTCTTTTTCGCTCTACTTTACGGCAGCGAGCTCGTAGGCTACCTAAAAAACGCGCTTCCGATGAAGGAGAGCGAGAGCGAGTTTATTCTCAGCGAAGTGGCCAACGTCATGAGCGTCGTGCTTTACTCTATCGTGATAAACGCGATTTTGCAGGGTTGTCTCTTTGCTATCATTACGATTTCCTACGGCTATAACGGCTTTTTGATGGGCATACTCTTTGCCTTTACTTCGCTAGTGCCGGTAGTAGGCGGCTTGCTTGCTTGGGGGCCTATTAGCCTTTACGAGTTTGCCAACGGCAACACCGCGGCTGCGATCGTCATCGCCGTCTATACTATCGTCGTGATCTCTATCGTCGCAGATACGTTTTTAAAGCCGATCGTGATTAAATTTATCAACGATAAGCTCGTAAAAATCCCGACCAAGATCAACGAGCTGCTGCTATTTTTCTCGATGATAGCAGGCATCTCGACGTTTGGCTTCTGGGGGCTTATCTTGGGTCCTGCGATCGTGACGTTTTTTATCTCGACGATCAAACTTTATACATTGCTTAAAGAACGCGCCGTCGTGTAA
- a CDS encoding type II toxin-antitoxin system PemK/MazF family toxin, giving the protein MNNEIFDEWNEIKKELDGSKQGYVKAGKIYWLSVGRNIGTEIYGKGDKFLRPVLAVKTVFKKAFIGVPISSKTKNKSGFAYHKFTDTDGKEQVAILTQIRLFDTKRVINARKGGITSEDFNAVKEKLRDFFG; this is encoded by the coding sequence ATGAATAACGAAATATTTGACGAGTGGAACGAGATTAAAAAAGAGCTAGACGGCTCAAAGCAAGGTTACGTAAAAGCAGGTAAAATCTATTGGCTAAGCGTAGGGCGAAATATCGGGACTGAAATTTACGGCAAAGGCGATAAGTTTTTAAGACCCGTGCTAGCCGTCAAGACCGTTTTTAAAAAAGCGTTTATCGGCGTGCCGATAAGCTCAAAGACCAAAAACAAAAGCGGTTTTGCGTATCATAAATTTACCGATACCGACGGCAAAGAGCAAGTAGCGATACTTACGCAAATAAGGCTATTTGACACGAAAAGAGTGATTAACGCGCGCAAAGGCGGAATAACAAGCGAGGATTTTAATGCCGTAAAAGAAAAGCTAAGGGATTTTTTTGGATGA
- a CDS encoding Hpt domain-containing protein, translating to MGLLKSLEIDYSYDIAEEFLSHYALMCDLMEPLIISLSRPDRYAGSINELFRIFHNIKSAAGFMRLDPILKLTTLAEEICEEARAMSGPASDEFVDWLLIASDQFDRYRNDIESDAEFFSSLDGNIVKIPEKLCV from the coding sequence ATGGGATTGCTAAAAAGCCTTGAAATCGACTATTCCTATGATATCGCGGAGGAGTTTTTATCGCACTACGCCTTGATGTGCGATCTGATGGAACCGCTCATAATAAGCCTAAGCAGACCCGATAGATACGCAGGCAGCATCAACGAACTTTTTAGAATTTTTCATAATATCAAGTCTGCCGCCGGCTTTATGAGACTAGACCCGATACTAAAATTAACGACGCTAGCCGAGGAAATTTGCGAAGAGGCTAGGGCGATGAGCGGGCCTGCTAGCGACGAGTTCGTCGACTGGCTACTGATAGCTAGCGATCAGTTTGATAGATACAGAAACGATATCGAGAGCGATGCCGAGTTTTTTAGCTCGCTAGACGGAAATATCGTAAAAATCCCGGAAAAACTATGCGTTTGA
- the ruvB gene encoding Holliday junction branch migration DNA helicase RuvB — MDRIVEIEKISFENDFEVSLRPTRFEDYIGQEKIKQNLGVFIKAAKKRGECLDHVLFYGPPGLGKTTLAHIIANEMGVSIKMTAAPMIEKSGDLAAVLTNLQEGDVLFIDEIHRLSPAIEEVLYPAMEDFRLDIIIGSGPAAQTIKIDLPKFTLIGATTRAGMISAPLRDRFGMDFRLQFYTREELARIVQIASVKLGKECEKAAALEVAARSRATPRIALRLLKRIRDFAEVNDEAIISQPRAKEALDALGVNDIGFDEMDIKYLEILLAAKRRPMGLSTIAAALSEDEGTVEDVIEPYLLANGYIERTAKGRLASAKAYEAFKLKFDADAQRGLFEE; from the coding sequence ATGGATAGAATAGTAGAAATAGAAAAAATAAGCTTTGAAAACGATTTTGAGGTGTCGCTGCGCCCCACGCGCTTTGAGGACTACATCGGACAGGAAAAAATCAAACAAAATTTAGGCGTCTTTATAAAGGCTGCCAAAAAGCGCGGCGAGTGCCTGGATCACGTGCTCTTCTACGGGCCGCCGGGCCTTGGTAAGACGACGCTGGCGCACATCATCGCAAACGAAATGGGCGTGAGCATCAAGATGACGGCCGCACCCATGATAGAAAAAAGCGGCGATCTGGCGGCGGTGCTAACGAATTTACAAGAGGGCGACGTGCTATTTATCGACGAGATACACCGCTTGAGTCCTGCTATCGAGGAGGTACTGTATCCGGCGATGGAGGACTTTCGCCTAGATATCATCATAGGCTCCGGGCCTGCGGCGCAGACTATCAAGATCGACTTGCCTAAATTTACGCTGATCGGCGCTACGACGCGCGCGGGTATGATTTCAGCGCCCCTTAGGGATCGCTTCGGTATGGATTTTAGGCTGCAGTTTTATACCAGAGAGGAGCTGGCTCGTATCGTACAGATCGCCTCGGTAAAGCTTGGTAAAGAGTGCGAAAAAGCCGCCGCTCTCGAGGTTGCCGCTCGCTCGCGCGCTACGCCTAGGATCGCGCTGCGACTGCTAAAGCGCATACGAGACTTCGCCGAGGTAAACGACGAAGCGATCATCTCGCAGCCTCGCGCCAAAGAGGCTCTGGACGCGCTTGGCGTAAACGATATCGGCTTTGACGAGATGGATATCAAGTACCTAGAAATCCTGCTCGCCGCCAAACGTCGTCCGATGGGGCTAAGCACGATCGCGGCGGCTCTAAGTGAGGACGAGGGCACGGTCGAGGACGTGATCGAGCCCTATCTACTCGCTAACGGCTACATCGAGCGCACCGCCAAAGGCAGGCTAGCTAGCGCTAAAGCCTACGAGGCGTTTAAGCTCAAATTTGACGCAGATGCGCAAAGGGGGCTATTTGAGGAGTGA
- a CDS encoding tetratricopeptide repeat protein — protein MKILLILATFFSALAASNPHFGLGIDSLGEQSEQTQSQKQFSKREEAARQAIENADYDAAFKILSPLCEEGDAISCAVLGSMYFSGLGTDKNSKKAELFFEKSCELGNGTGCFDLALLNAKEIFGPKDENKIFRLYEKGCELGSEAACNNLGLIYESRNDLKKSINLYGKACIKFDGAGCYNYGRMMHEGLGVKRDFASAYKAFDISCYMKNALGCYALGYVYEHAQGVEFAVYDAYDGYSRACKLGNDDGCRALGFENYEKNIEIYEKFESIAEGCKFGNIDDCELLKAKIAEF, from the coding sequence TTGAAAATTTTATTGATTTTAGCAACGTTTTTTAGCGCGCTAGCGGCCTCAAATCCGCATTTTGGGCTAGGCATCGATAGCCTTGGCGAACAAAGCGAGCAAACTCAAAGCCAAAAGCAGTTTTCTAAGCGCGAAGAGGCAGCAAGGCAAGCGATCGAAAATGCCGATTATGACGCTGCTTTCAAGATTTTATCGCCGCTTTGCGAGGAGGGCGACGCGATTAGCTGCGCGGTGCTTGGCAGCATGTATTTTAGCGGGCTGGGAACGGATAAAAATAGCAAAAAAGCCGAGCTTTTCTTTGAAAAATCGTGCGAGCTTGGAAACGGTACGGGCTGCTTTGATCTAGCGCTTTTAAACGCCAAGGAAATTTTCGGTCCAAAAGATGAAAATAAAATATTTCGCCTCTACGAAAAAGGCTGCGAGCTAGGCTCTGAAGCGGCTTGCAACAACCTAGGCCTAATCTACGAATCGCGAAATGATCTCAAAAAATCCATAAATTTATACGGCAAGGCTTGCATTAAATTTGACGGCGCGGGATGCTACAACTACGGCAGGATGATGCATGAGGGTCTTGGCGTGAAGCGTGATTTTGCCAGTGCTTACAAGGCATTTGACATCTCGTGCTACATGAAAAATGCGCTTGGCTGCTACGCTCTTGGCTATGTTTACGAACACGCGCAGGGCGTAGAGTTTGCGGTTTATGACGCGTATGACGGCTATTCGCGCGCTTGTAAGCTCGGCAATGACGACGGCTGCAGGGCTTTGGGATTTGAAAACTACGAAAAAAATATCGAAATTTACGAAAAATTCGAGTCCATCGCGGAGGGTTGTAAATTCGGCAATATAGACGACTGCGAGCTGCTAAAAGCAAAAATAGCGGAGTTTTAG
- the panB gene encoding 3-methyl-2-oxobutanoate hydroxymethyltransferase, producing MLENNKKVTIYDIINKKSVQPIVMITAYDALFARLFDDYVDIILVGDSLNMSFNGKKDTLSLKMNDAFYHVKAVLQGTKRAFVVADMPFGSYQDEKSALKNATKFIKAGADAVKFEGGLKAAPIVKRLASEGINVMAHIGLMPQFVRNEGGYKIKGRSEADEARLIEEAQALEYAGAFSAVLEGTVSSVAAKVAKSVKMPIIGIGAGADVDGQVLVWSDMLGFFDEFKPKFVKRYLDGANLVRTAVESYAREVREKTFPCEEFEYKI from the coding sequence ATGCTAGAAAATAACAAAAAAGTTACAATTTATGATATAATTAACAAAAAAAGCGTTCAGCCTATCGTGATGATAACCGCCTATGACGCACTTTTTGCGCGGCTTTTTGATGATTACGTCGACATTATCTTAGTGGGCGACAGTCTAAATATGAGCTTTAACGGCAAAAAAGATACGCTTAGTCTAAAAATGAACGACGCGTTTTATCACGTTAAGGCCGTTTTGCAGGGCACAAAGCGCGCTTTTGTCGTGGCGGATATGCCCTTTGGTAGCTATCAGGACGAAAAATCCGCGTTAAAAAACGCGACGAAATTTATCAAAGCCGGCGCGGATGCAGTCAAATTTGAAGGCGGTCTAAAGGCCGCTCCTATCGTAAAAAGGCTTGCTAGCGAGGGTATAAACGTGATGGCTCACATCGGGCTCATGCCTCAGTTCGTGCGAAACGAAGGCGGCTACAAGATAAAGGGGCGCAGCGAGGCCGACGAGGCGCGCCTTATCGAAGAAGCGCAGGCTCTGGAGTATGCGGGGGCATTCTCGGCGGTGCTAGAGGGCACGGTTAGCAGCGTCGCCGCAAAGGTCGCAAAAAGCGTAAAAATGCCTATCATCGGCATCGGCGCAGGTGCCGACGTGGACGGACAGGTGCTCGTATGGAGCGATATGCTCGGGTTCTTTGACGAGTTTAAGCCAAAATTCGTAAAACGATACCTTGACGGCGCAAATTTGGTACGAACGGCGGTAGAATCCTACGCCCGCGAAGTTAGAGAAAAGACCTTTCCCTGCGAGGAGTTTGAGTATAAAATTTAG
- a CDS encoding aspartate carbamoyltransferase yields MEILPQITQILAETPSIAIDTIRASFLKNRITRKHYTKIELLKSIAKTHGLKWRKMQDTKEIKISNRYEFRGLKITELYELENLSIFYAATKAPNECRQRAVIEFYGLKQYHKPAPPFDLVAELLGAVNNVSSVDLCFDRPEPFNLDAFDKAQIGDTTYLKMGLTALERVYFYDKAKKNNLNLPLYRAEATAPIVDLNKPALLPRAERLELQLCQAVRDFSQIIEFATAPELPKLTAPTYKAKNNKRELRA; encoded by the coding sequence GTGGAAATATTACCCCAAATTACCCAAATACTAGCTGAAACGCCTAGCATAGCCATAGACACCATACGCGCGAGTTTCCTAAAAAACAGAATAACGCGCAAACACTACACCAAAATAGAACTACTTAAAAGCATAGCCAAAACGCACGGGCTGAAATGGCGCAAAATGCAGGATACGAAAGAGATAAAAATATCGAATCGGTATGAGTTTCGAGGGCTAAAGATAACCGAGCTTTACGAACTCGAAAATCTAAGCATATTCTACGCCGCTACAAAAGCCCCCAACGAGTGCAGGCAGCGCGCCGTGATTGAGTTTTACGGGCTAAAGCAGTATCATAAGCCCGCCCCGCCCTTTGACCTCGTAGCGGAGCTTTTAGGCGCGGTTAATAACGTCTCGAGCGTTGATTTGTGTTTCGACCGCCCCGAGCCGTTTAACCTGGACGCATTCGACAAAGCTCAAATAGGCGATACGACGTATTTAAAAATGGGGCTTACGGCGTTAGAGCGCGTCTATTTTTACGATAAAGCCAAAAAGAATAATCTAAATTTACCGCTGTATCGCGCCGAAGCTACCGCTCCGATCGTCGATTTAAATAAACCTGCATTACTACCTAGAGCCGAACGCCTGGAGCTACAATTATGCCAAGCGGTGCGCGATTTCTCGCAAATAATCGAGTTCGCGACCGCCCCCGAACTGCCGAAGCTCACCGCGCCTACATACAAGGCAAAGAATAACAAAAGAGAGCTAAGGGCGTGA
- a CDS encoding helix-turn-helix domain-containing protein, which yields MNPLIVKNNTLSPKETAQYLGISTATLWRFMKRDDFPKPKRLTERTIRFLKSELDAYLQDRSA from the coding sequence ATGAACCCATTAATCGTAAAGAACAACACACTAAGCCCGAAAGAAACGGCGCAGTATTTAGGCATTTCGACCGCTACGTTATGGCGTTTTATGAAACGCGACGATTTCCCGAAGCCTAAACGCCTAACCGAGCGCACTATTCGCTTTTTAAAAAGCGAGCTAGACGCGTATTTACAAGATAGGAGTGCGTAA